In Sporosarcina sp. PTS2304, a genomic segment contains:
- the gmd gene encoding GDP-mannose 4,6-dehydratase, with the protein MKSALITGITGQDGAYLSRLLLKKGYEVHGLIRRSSIEKFDRIEEIIDHERLTLHHGDMTDSSNVIRLLSEIQPDEVYNLAAQSHVHVSFETPEYTANADGIGTLRLLEAIRILGLEKKTKIYQASTSELYGKVQETPQSETTPFYPRSPYAVAKMYAYWITVNYREAYGLYACNGILFNHESPLRGETFVTRKITIAAARIKKGLQDCLYLGNLDSKRDWGYAGDYVEAMWLMLQQDEPEDYVIATGETRTVREFVEKAFAEVDVNIEWQGTGIDEKGIDIATGRVIVAVNPAFFRPTEVDLLLGNPAKAIEKLGWKRKTSFEEMVKMMVDEDMIIQ; encoded by the coding sequence ATGAAATCAGCACTAATCACTGGTATCACCGGACAAGACGGAGCGTATCTATCCCGTCTGTTATTAAAAAAAGGTTATGAAGTTCACGGGTTAATTCGTCGTTCTTCGATAGAAAAGTTTGATCGAATTGAAGAAATCATAGATCATGAACGGTTGACATTGCATCATGGTGATATGACGGATTCTTCAAACGTGATTCGATTATTATCAGAAATCCAACCGGATGAAGTGTATAATTTAGCAGCACAAAGTCATGTACATGTATCATTTGAAACGCCTGAATATACAGCGAATGCGGATGGAATTGGTACACTTCGTCTACTTGAAGCAATTCGAATCCTTGGTTTAGAGAAAAAGACAAAGATCTATCAAGCCTCAACGAGTGAGCTGTATGGCAAAGTACAAGAAACACCTCAGAGCGAAACAACGCCATTTTATCCGCGTAGTCCTTATGCGGTAGCAAAGATGTATGCGTACTGGATAACAGTAAATTACCGTGAAGCATATGGTCTGTATGCGTGTAATGGGATCTTATTCAATCATGAATCTCCTTTACGTGGTGAGACATTTGTTACGCGGAAAATTACGATTGCTGCAGCGCGTATAAAAAAAGGATTGCAAGACTGTTTGTATTTGGGGAATTTAGACTCTAAGCGTGACTGGGGGTATGCAGGGGATTATGTAGAAGCGATGTGGTTGATGCTTCAACAAGACGAACCTGAAGACTACGTCATTGCGACAGGAGAGACGCGGACTGTTCGGGAATTTGTAGAAAAGGCTTTTGCGGAAGTTGATGTGAACATCGAGTGGCAGGGCACTGGTATAGATGAAAAGGGTATTGATATTGCAACAGGACGAGTTATTGTAGCGGTTAATCCAGCGTTTTTCCGACCGACCGAAGTGGATTTACTATTAGGGAATCCAGCTAAAGCTATAGAGAAGTTGGGGTGGAAACGTAAGACGAGCTTTGAAGAGATGGTGAAGATGATGGTGGATGAGGATATGATTATCCAATAG
- a CDS encoding formyltransferase family protein, whose product MRIVFCGFGRAGKECLLELLRNDEVNKSNLFVYTYDTKDNMEFINLIKSLNISFSYNNINRSICEVKDFNPNLLISVYYRNIISAEILQIVNYKAFNLHPSLLPKYKGCFSSVWALLNGEVETGITFHYIDNGVDTGRIILQEKVAINKDDTAYSLYHKLITRFVQNFNLAFGLVKKNYQGYLQSKHDGSYYSRDLPFDGMIEAKTCTYDFASRFIRAMYFPPYPYAKIKFSRDIIEFDCVKKLEDYTDEFI is encoded by the coding sequence GTGAGAATAGTATTTTGTGGTTTTGGTAGAGCAGGAAAAGAATGTTTACTTGAACTCTTGCGGAATGATGAAGTGAATAAAAGTAATCTCTTTGTATATACATATGATACAAAAGATAATATGGAGTTCATTAATCTAATAAAAAGCCTAAATATTAGCTTTTCATATAATAATATAAATCGTTCTATTTGTGAAGTGAAAGATTTTAATCCAAATTTATTGATATCAGTCTACTATAGAAATATAATCAGTGCAGAAATTTTACAAATAGTAAATTATAAAGCATTTAATCTACATCCCTCTTTATTGCCTAAATATAAAGGTTGCTTTTCAAGTGTGTGGGCACTATTAAATGGCGAAGTAGAAACAGGCATAACTTTTCATTATATTGATAATGGAGTTGACACTGGACGAATAATATTGCAAGAGAAAGTTGCAATAAATAAGGATGATACCGCCTATTCTTTATATCATAAATTAATCACTCGATTCGTGCAGAATTTTAATTTGGCTTTCGGTCTAGTTAAAAAAAACTACCAAGGGTATTTACAAAGTAAACACGATGGTTCGTACTATTCAAGAGATTTACCATTCGATGGTATGATTGAAGCTAAAACATGTACTTATGATTTTGCTTCTAGGTTTATTAGAGCAATGTATTTTCCGCCTTATCCATACGCTAAAATTAAATTTAGTAGAGATATAATAGAGTTTGACTGTGTGAAGAAATTAGAAGATTATACTGATGAATTTATTTAG
- a CDS encoding GDP-L-fucose synthase, with product MEKKSNIYVAGHRGLVGSAILRKLHTDGYTNLLTRTSSELDLRSQQEVNDFFKKELPEVVFLAAAKVGGILANATYPGDFLYDNLMIQSNVIDAARRYGVQKLLFLGSTCIYPKLAPQPLKESYLLTGELEPTNEPYALAKIAGIKLCAAYNKQYGTNFMSVMPTNLYGPNDNFDLQTSHVLPALMRKIHKAKVQEEPTVTILGTGSPLREFLHIDDLAAACVYLMSRYEAEDLGEFVNIGTGLEITIKALAEKLCEVVGYEGELVFDTTKPDGTPRKLTDVSKLASLGWRYGIDFEDGLRDTYAWYVKNEVGK from the coding sequence ATGGAAAAGAAATCGAACATATATGTAGCAGGTCATCGTGGCCTCGTAGGTTCAGCAATTCTTCGTAAATTACATACAGACGGCTATACGAATTTACTTACACGAACGAGTAGCGAACTCGATTTAAGGTCGCAACAAGAAGTAAATGATTTCTTTAAAAAAGAACTTCCAGAGGTTGTATTTCTAGCCGCAGCTAAAGTGGGAGGTATTTTAGCGAATGCTACGTATCCTGGTGATTTTTTATATGATAATTTAATGATTCAATCGAATGTAATCGATGCTGCAAGACGTTACGGTGTGCAGAAGCTACTGTTTTTAGGCAGTACGTGCATCTATCCAAAATTAGCTCCACAGCCACTGAAAGAATCATACTTACTCACTGGTGAACTCGAGCCAACGAATGAGCCATATGCACTTGCGAAAATCGCTGGGATTAAATTATGTGCAGCCTATAACAAACAATATGGAACGAATTTCATGAGTGTCATGCCGACGAACTTATACGGACCGAATGATAATTTTGATTTGCAAACGTCTCATGTATTACCAGCATTAATGCGTAAAATTCACAAAGCAAAAGTACAAGAAGAACCAACTGTAACGATTTTAGGCACAGGATCTCCTTTACGTGAATTTTTACATATTGATGATTTAGCGGCTGCTTGTGTGTATTTGATGAGCCGTTATGAAGCCGAAGATCTTGGCGAATTCGTTAATATCGGTACAGGTCTTGAAATTACAATTAAAGCGCTTGCTGAAAAGTTATGTGAGGTAGTTGGATATGAAGGCGAACTGGTTTTTGATACGACAAAGCCAGATGGAACGCCACGGAAGCTGACAGATGTTAGTAAGCTTGCTAGTTTGGGTTGGCGCTATGGAATTGATTTTGAAGACGGCTTACGTGATACATATGCGTGGTATGTGAAAAATGAGGTGGGGAAATGA
- a CDS encoding glycosyltransferase family 2 protein has protein sequence MKLAGPKITIITACYNSEDTIEQTIQSVLSQTYENIEYIIVDGASTDGTMDIVEKYRDRIDVVVSEKDRGVYDAFNKGVELATGEYIIFLNSDDYFYKTDVMEKCSDFIVSHEYPIGIYGDIFILNEETGFVDRYSREISIDEMKKGFMPPHPATLLKRNVIKEYGGFDLQYRIAADFDLISKLFLNYEEDILHIERVLTNFRLGGLSSHIDTMHITKSETNQILHQHFPGNEINYGPPALHNNEYYLMKWVEMIIHHKKSIGAILKSKQVNSVAIFGSGEMAVLIATDLQAYDIKVVGYLDNDINRQGIVMNNSEVFSPKWLIENLNSVDLVLYGFQGNHDKDIDAQLALLLGENRKIPCLSWREIISQ, from the coding sequence ATGAAACTGGCTGGACCGAAAATCACTATTATTACGGCTTGTTATAATAGCGAAGATACAATCGAGCAAACGATTCAAAGTGTGTTAAGTCAAACGTATGAAAATATTGAATATATTATTGTCGATGGTGCTTCTACGGATGGAACGATGGACATTGTTGAGAAGTATCGCGATCGGATAGATGTAGTGGTTTCTGAGAAGGATCGTGGCGTGTATGATGCGTTTAATAAGGGGGTAGAGCTTGCTACTGGTGAGTATATTATATTTTTAAATTCGGATGATTATTTTTATAAAACGGATGTTATGGAGAAATGTAGTGATTTTATCGTAAGTCACGAGTATCCGATCGGAATTTACGGTGATATTTTTATACTTAACGAAGAAACAGGGTTTGTTGACAGGTATAGTCGTGAAATAAGTATTGATGAAATGAAAAAAGGTTTTATGCCACCCCATCCGGCAACATTATTGAAAAGAAATGTTATAAAAGAGTATGGTGGATTTGATTTACAGTATAGAATTGCTGCTGATTTTGATTTGATATCCAAACTTTTCTTGAATTATGAAGAAGATATTCTACATATTGAACGAGTTTTAACAAACTTTCGGCTAGGAGGTTTATCTAGTCATATAGATACTATGCATATAACTAAAAGTGAAACAAACCAAATACTACATCAACACTTTCCAGGCAATGAAATAAATTACGGTCCACCAGCTTTACATAATAATGAATATTACTTGATGAAATGGGTGGAAATGATTATACATCATAAGAAATCCATAGGTGCTATATTAAAGTCTAAACAAGTAAATTCAGTTGCGATTTTTGGAAGTGGTGAAATGGCAGTATTGATAGCTACTGATCTCCAAGCATATGACATTAAAGTTGTTGGATATTTAGATAACGATATTAACAGACAAGGAATTGTAATGAATAATAGCGAAGTTTTCTCACCAAAATGGCTTATTGAAAATTTAAATTCAGTGGATTTGGTGCTATATGGTTTCCAGGGTAATCATGACAAGGACATTGATGCGCAACTAGCATTACTCTTAGGGGAAAATAGGAAAATACCTTGTTTAAGTTGGCGTGAAATTATCAGTCAATGA
- a CDS encoding glycosyltransferase, with protein MIKLSVLTTIFNGEDFIDEMFESIISQTFKDFEWIIIDDGSTDSTWEKLKKYNDKRIKLFRLDSNRGVGFASHYALSLARGEYIAKVDVDDLSMPTRFEKQISFLNDNPTIDLIDTFVQYFPDNKSVSESARYKFYEEVHEKYVNQYLSVDEISEELYWNCIIINSAMMARKDSVLSVGYSCDLKQGEDYLLYYEMNKAGMKFYKINEILVKVRISGVSTTSSNWDKIDDIKLNIKSVERNSFLINDKRPLIIWGAGKNGKDTLNYIHQIYGIKPSIFFDSDKTKAGKSIEGIAIEQPRNFKGYKICVASSYGQNEIIKTLKEQNYKPLIDYYVVL; from the coding sequence ATGATTAAGTTAAGCGTATTAACCACGATATTTAATGGTGAAGATTTCATTGATGAAATGTTTGAAAGTATAATTTCACAAACATTTAAAGATTTTGAGTGGATAATTATTGATGATGGTTCGACTGATAGTACTTGGGAGAAATTAAAAAAGTATAACGATAAACGAATCAAGCTATTTCGTTTAGATTCTAATAGAGGTGTGGGTTTTGCAAGTCATTATGCTTTATCTTTAGCTAGAGGTGAATACATAGCTAAAGTAGATGTAGATGATTTAAGTATGCCAACAAGATTTGAAAAACAAATTAGTTTTTTAAATGACAATCCGACTATTGATTTGATAGATACATTTGTTCAATACTTTCCCGACAATAAAAGCGTTAGTGAATCAGCTAGATATAAATTTTATGAAGAAGTACATGAAAAGTATGTTAATCAATACTTATCTGTTGATGAAATATCAGAAGAATTATATTGGAATTGTATCATTATAAATAGTGCTATGATGGCGAGAAAAGATAGTGTGTTATCAGTAGGATATTCTTGTGATTTAAAACAAGGTGAAGATTATTTACTATATTATGAAATGAACAAAGCTGGTATGAAATTTTATAAAATAAATGAAATTCTTGTCAAAGTAAGAATATCTGGAGTATCAACAACATCTTCAAATTGGGATAAAATAGATGATATTAAGTTGAATATAAAATCTGTAGAAAGAAATAGTTTTTTAATTAATGATAAAAGACCGCTTATCATATGGGGAGCAGGAAAAAATGGGAAAGATACTTTAAATTATATTCATCAAATTTATGGGATAAAGCCATCTATTTTCTTTGATTCTGACAAAACTAAAGCGGGGAAAAGTATTGAAGGGATAGCTATAGAACAACCTAGAAATTTTAAAGGGTATAAAATTTGCGTAGCTTCATCGTATGGACAAAATGAAATCATTAAAACACTTAAAGAACAAAATTATAAACCGTTAATTGACTACTACGTTGTGCTTTAA
- a CDS encoding glycosyltransferase family 8 protein produces the protein MNDCINIILASDDGYIPHAAVMMTSVLENTRTPDKIHFFLLDAGVSVTNRKILDDISTKYNAAIDFLTINKSLFTDFYVSHHINHTSYFRIVAPTILPKTVERAIYLDCDLIVTKDINDMSVIDIKGATLAAVSDPYGSERVTELDIKNKRYFNAGVLLIDITKWNENNLTEKIIDYIKENNNLLKFWDQDAINGVVQGEWFELDYRWNAQKRHFDDMNESNLLNPFIIHYTSDTKPWHIHSKHPLKSKYIEYSNKTVFGRPDFLAPSLKKRMLKTKNVVFGAGELAKSFIEYTDADIAYVIDNNPQRYTEKFNNYCIKSPTVLQNELKSKLTILVCSMYFKEISEQLNAMSFVENEHYYQVR, from the coding sequence ATGAATGACTGTATAAATATAATACTTGCCAGTGATGATGGATATATTCCACACGCTGCAGTGATGATGACATCTGTTTTAGAAAATACAAGAACGCCCGATAAAATACACTTTTTTTTATTAGATGCTGGTGTTAGTGTAACTAACCGTAAAATATTAGATGATATATCTACTAAATATAATGCAGCTATTGATTTTTTAACTATAAACAAGTCATTATTTACTGATTTTTATGTAAGCCATCATATTAATCATACATCCTATTTTCGAATAGTGGCTCCAACAATATTACCTAAGACTGTTGAAAGAGCTATATACTTAGATTGTGATTTGATTGTTACAAAAGATATTAATGACATGAGTGTGATTGATATAAAAGGTGCAACATTAGCGGCTGTTTCAGATCCTTATGGTTCCGAAAGAGTAACAGAACTTGATATTAAAAATAAAAGATATTTTAATGCTGGTGTTCTTTTAATAGATATTACTAAGTGGAATGAAAATAATTTAACAGAAAAGATTATTGATTATATTAAAGAAAATAATAATCTTTTGAAATTCTGGGATCAAGATGCCATTAACGGTGTAGTACAAGGTGAATGGTTTGAATTAGATTATAGATGGAATGCGCAAAAAAGGCATTTTGACGATATGAATGAAAGTAATCTCTTAAATCCTTTTATCATCCATTATACAAGCGACACTAAACCTTGGCATATACACTCAAAACATCCATTGAAGAGTAAGTATATAGAGTATAGTAATAAAACTGTATTTGGTAGACCTGATTTTTTAGCACCTAGTTTGAAAAAAAGAATGCTTAAAACTAAAAATGTGGTTTTTGGTGCCGGTGAATTGGCAAAGTCTTTTATAGAATACACTGATGCTGATATTGCTTATGTAATCGATAACAATCCACAAAGGTATACAGAAAAATTTAATAATTATTGTATTAAATCGCCTACAGTACTACAAAATGAACTAAAAAGCAAACTAACAATTCTTGTATGTAGTATGTATTTTAAAGAAATTAGTGAACAATTAAATGCAATGAGTTTTGTGGAAAACGAACATTACTATCAAGTTCGTTAA
- a CDS encoding class I SAM-dependent methyltransferase produces the protein MDKREFISSLKNNKIVLFGAGEAAINLLDAYPFLPVDAFWDNDPTRWGTDFCDRRITQPVALDSIKNEKLFILVTSMYWIEISSQLTEMGYAEGEDFQSINQFNSLFGKNQYFQPGHFYSPIPDVAEIKQNHYFENLPTNLNEIQLNSAKQIQLFKQLGPYIVDFQKNYSSKQFTRFYLNNNYFDLLDATVLYSMILFDKPTRIIEIGSGFTSALMLDVKELFNIDDLALTFIEPYPERLKSLLDSKDYKNVIIHEQKIQDVDKNIFSALEKDDILFIDSSHVSKIGSDVNYILFEILPMLKKGVKVHIHDIFYPFEYPEKWVYEGRFWNEAYILRAFLQYNDMFEIELWNHYLEENHKDLFVEEIDGISNGGSIWLRKK, from the coding sequence ATGGATAAAAGGGAATTTATTTCTTCTCTTAAAAATAACAAAATAGTTCTTTTCGGAGCTGGAGAAGCAGCAATCAATCTTTTAGATGCATATCCATTTCTGCCTGTAGACGCATTTTGGGATAATGACCCGACAAGATGGGGGACAGACTTTTGTGACAGAAGAATTACCCAGCCAGTTGCGTTAGATTCAATAAAGAATGAAAAACTATTTATACTCGTTACCTCAATGTATTGGATAGAAATCTCTTCACAACTGACGGAGATGGGATATGCAGAAGGTGAAGATTTTCAATCAATCAATCAATTTAATAGCTTGTTTGGGAAAAACCAATATTTTCAACCAGGCCATTTTTATTCTCCAATCCCTGATGTAGCTGAAATTAAACAAAATCACTATTTTGAAAACCTGCCTACAAATCTCAATGAAATACAATTAAATAGTGCTAAGCAAATTCAGTTATTTAAACAACTTGGTCCATATATAGTAGACTTTCAAAAGAATTATTCTAGTAAACAGTTTACTCGTTTTTATTTAAATAATAATTATTTTGATTTATTAGATGCAACAGTTCTTTATTCGATGATTTTGTTTGATAAGCCTACTCGGATTATTGAAATAGGATCTGGATTTACATCTGCGCTAATGTTAGATGTGAAAGAACTTTTTAATATAGACGATTTAGCACTAACCTTTATAGAACCGTATCCAGAAAGATTAAAGTCGCTACTAGATTCTAAAGATTATAAAAATGTAATAATTCATGAACAGAAAATTCAAGATGTAGATAAAAATATTTTTTCTGCACTGGAAAAAGACGATATTTTATTTATAGATAGTTCACATGTCAGCAAAATTGGTAGTGATGTAAATTATATTTTATTTGAAATATTACCAATGCTAAAAAAAGGAGTGAAAGTTCATATTCATGATATTTTCTATCCGTTCGAATATCCAGAAAAGTGGGTGTATGAAGGGCGTTTTTGGAATGAAGCTTATATACTCCGAGCATTTTTACAATACAATGATATGTTCGAAATTGAATTATGGAATCACTATTTAGAAGAGAATCATAAAGATTTATTTGTCGAGGAAATAGACGGTATTTCTAATGGTGGTAGTATATGGCTCCGGAAAAAGTGA
- a CDS encoding glycosyltransferase, translating to MKASVLINNYNYGRFLKVCIESVIDQTYPDVEMIVYDDGSTDESISIMEEYKEQIQIIAHENHGKTPNINQMNAINKAFELSTGDVILLLDSDDFFMNNKIEEVVCIFTKDSTIEAIQHPLKTVDAEGKPTGVIEPILKYNENPIESIYATKNLFHHFSITSGLSFRRSFLKNVLPLVEDERTKLFSDTRLMLLAALDTKIATIFSPLAYYRRHGKNAWGSIGDPAVHKQYTEELYSFFNEVTKVRNKKPIYYSEELFLESTYFYDKVNLNTCREFITSDSNQDFWIWGAGEAGRSVLHALSEFKPSFKGFIDSDKNKQGTVVSGYPVYSPEEIVKRESMKLLISPYHAYETIAIHLKDLHIKEGLHFIYPYSK from the coding sequence ATGAAAGCTTCTGTATTAATTAATAATTATAATTACGGCCGATTTTTAAAAGTCTGTATTGAATCTGTTATTGACCAAACGTATCCTGATGTCGAAATGATTGTTTATGATGATGGTTCTACAGATGAATCAATCAGTATAATGGAAGAATATAAAGAACAAATTCAAATAATAGCTCATGAAAATCATGGGAAGACGCCGAATATAAATCAAATGAATGCAATAAATAAAGCTTTTGAATTATCAACAGGAGATGTAATTTTACTGTTAGATAGCGATGATTTCTTTATGAATAATAAAATAGAGGAAGTCGTTTGTATATTTACAAAAGATTCTACAATTGAAGCGATTCAACATCCTCTGAAGACTGTTGATGCTGAAGGAAAGCCTACTGGAGTAATTGAACCAATCCTAAAATATAATGAAAACCCAATTGAATCGATTTATGCTACAAAAAATTTATTTCATCACTTTTCCATAACGAGTGGGCTTTCTTTTAGAAGAAGCTTTTTAAAAAATGTTCTTCCGTTAGTAGAAGATGAAAGAACTAAGCTTTTCTCAGATACTCGATTAATGCTATTAGCAGCCTTAGACACAAAAATCGCTACTATTTTTAGTCCGTTAGCATATTATCGTCGTCATGGAAAGAATGCTTGGGGGAGTATCGGAGATCCAGCTGTACATAAACAATACACCGAAGAACTGTATTCGTTCTTTAATGAAGTTACTAAGGTTAGAAATAAGAAACCAATCTATTACTCTGAGGAACTATTCCTAGAGAGTACGTACTTTTACGATAAAGTAAATTTGAATACGTGTAGGGAGTTTATTACTTCCGATAGTAATCAGGATTTCTGGATTTGGGGAGCAGGTGAAGCAGGACGAAGTGTTTTGCATGCATTAAGTGAATTTAAGCCTAGCTTTAAAGGATTTATAGATAGTGATAAGAATAAACAAGGAACTGTTGTCTCTGGGTACCCTGTATATTCACCAGAAGAAATTGTTAAACGTGAAAGTATGAAGTTACTTATTTCACCGTACCATGCATACGAAACGATTGCTATTCACTTAAAAGATTTACACATTAAAGAAGGTCTCCACTTTATCTATCCGTATAGTAAATGA
- a CDS encoding glycosyltransferase: MPAYNAEDFIELAIASIKNQTYPVKEIIVIDDGSTDSTYEIVKELMKDHKALKIIKQDNKGASAARNIGISKSNSEWLLFMDADDECSSRLIEIYIKEIRKSGKHNEISAVYSAYQQIDEQSTIISTVLRGEKFTGNEGFCNIIKRNTIISPSGVLVKKSAIIEMNGFNTSIKYVEDVDLWTRLLGNNHIIEYIDEPLSFIRRHSSNITSSMGTSHEAEKVILNQYGLEIIKEKLFSRDYSPLENILDYADFLLRYKEWSECLELLNELVVEKTSTYYITYSFLRSICHVEHKEYGKALELYEDILTINPEHGSSLNNAGVLYSVNGLQEKAKEALLRALQLYPNYLDAQYNAQLIENCESELSHYRFTMRELRPVLLSYSTD, from the coding sequence ATGCCTGCTTATAATGCAGAAGATTTTATTGAATTAGCGATTGCGAGTATTAAAAATCAAACATATCCCGTTAAAGAAATAATAGTAATTGATGATGGTAGTACAGATAGTACATATGAAATTGTAAAAGAATTAATGAAAGATCATAAAGCTTTAAAAATAATTAAACAAGATAATAAAGGTGCTTCTGCTGCTAGGAATATTGGAATTTCAAAGTCTAATAGTGAGTGGTTACTATTTATGGATGCGGATGATGAATGTTCTTCAAGATTAATAGAAATATATATTAAAGAAATAAGAAAGTCCGGAAAACATAACGAAATATCTGCGGTTTATTCGGCTTATCAGCAAATAGATGAACAGTCTACTATTATTTCTACTGTTTTACGGGGTGAAAAATTTACTGGTAATGAGGGATTTTGCAATATAATTAAAAGAAATACTATCATATCCCCATCAGGTGTATTAGTAAAAAAGTCAGCTATTATAGAAATGAATGGTTTTAATACATCTATTAAATATGTAGAAGATGTTGATTTATGGACACGCTTACTCGGGAATAATCATATAATTGAATATATAGATGAACCCCTTTCATTTATACGAAGACATAGTAGTAATATCACTTCTAGTATGGGTACTTCCCATGAAGCAGAGAAAGTTATTTTAAATCAATACGGACTAGAAATAATTAAAGAGAAATTATTTAGTAGAGATTACTCACCACTAGAAAATATACTAGATTATGCTGACTTTTTACTTCGTTATAAAGAGTGGAGCGAGTGTTTGGAATTATTAAATGAATTAGTAGTTGAAAAGACATCTACATACTATATAACGTACAGTTTCTTACGTTCAATTTGTCACGTCGAACATAAGGAGTATGGCAAAGCGTTAGAGTTATATGAAGACATATTAACAATTAATCCTGAACATGGTTCGTCATTAAATAATGCAGGTGTTTTATATAGTGTGAATGGTTTGCAAGAAAAAGCTAAAGAAGCGCTTCTCCGAGCATTACAGTTGTATCCTAATTATCTTGATGCGCAATATAATGCGCAGCTAATTGAAAACTGTGAAAGTGAGCTGTCACACTATCGTTTTACCATGCGTGAACTACGACCAGTATTGCTTTCGTATAGTACAGATTAA
- a CDS encoding sugar phosphate nucleotidyltransferase: MKLILLSGGSGTRLWPLSNDSRAKQFLKVLKNEETDEFESMLQRVFRQLASVVSKEDMIVATNAAQTDMLRSQIGSIPIVVEPERRDTFPAIALACVYLYSKLGIARDEVVSVVSVDSFVDPVFYERVSELGELVVETGAEMGLLGVKPTYPSSKYGYLLPKRNAEYMEVGRFVEKPTEEAAEELIEQEGAYWNSGVFAFPLSLILNLLVEKGFSVEYDVLLEKFSSLPKNSFDYEVVEKLSKIVALTYDGYWKDLGTWNTLTEEMSSEIVGNGAVSDDCVNTHIVNELVLPVKVLGVSNAVVAVSADGILVTDKPASSRMKDMLLDGLFSRPMYEERRWGWYRVLDVTKKENREILTKRLCVHQGKNLSYQYHNHREETWTIISGLAIFVLDGVQRLVHAGDVLQIPAGARHALYAETETEFIEVQIGAPLVEEDIVRVTEDWQETISQCAEFK; encoded by the coding sequence ATGAAACTAATTCTGCTATCCGGTGGTTCCGGAACACGTCTATGGCCATTGTCGAATGACTCGCGTGCGAAGCAGTTTTTAAAAGTGTTGAAAAATGAAGAAACAGACGAATTTGAATCGATGTTGCAACGTGTGTTTCGACAGTTGGCTTCGGTCGTTTCTAAAGAAGATATGATTGTCGCTACGAATGCGGCACAAACAGATATGCTGCGTAGTCAAATTGGTTCGATTCCGATTGTAGTGGAACCAGAGCGACGAGATACGTTTCCAGCGATTGCGCTTGCGTGTGTCTATTTGTACTCGAAGCTAGGAATTGCACGTGATGAAGTAGTTAGTGTTGTGTCGGTCGATTCATTTGTGGATCCAGTATTTTATGAACGAGTGAGCGAGTTAGGAGAGCTTGTGGTGGAGACTGGAGCAGAGATGGGCTTACTTGGTGTGAAGCCAACGTACCCTTCTTCGAAATACGGGTATTTGCTGCCAAAGCGTAATGCAGAGTATATGGAAGTCGGTCGTTTTGTGGAGAAGCCAACGGAAGAAGCTGCTGAAGAGTTAATTGAGCAAGAAGGAGCCTATTGGAATAGCGGGGTATTTGCTTTTCCTTTGTCTTTAATACTTAATTTACTTGTGGAAAAAGGTTTTTCTGTTGAATATGATGTATTGCTGGAGAAGTTCTCTTCATTACCTAAAAATAGTTTTGACTATGAAGTTGTGGAGAAGCTGTCTAAGATTGTGGCATTAACGTATGATGGGTACTGGAAAGATTTAGGGACATGGAATACGTTGACGGAAGAGATGTCAAGCGAAATTGTCGGCAATGGTGCGGTAAGTGATGATTGTGTTAATACACATATCGTCAATGAGCTGGTGTTGCCAGTGAAAGTGCTTGGTGTTTCAAATGCAGTAGTTGCGGTAAGTGCAGATGGGATTTTAGTGACGGACAAGCCAGCTAGTTCGCGTATGAAAGATATGTTGCTTGATGGATTATTTTCACGACCGATGTATGAAGAGCGACGATGGGGTTGGTATCGTGTGCTAGATGTGACGAAAAAAGAGAACCGTGAAATTTTGACGAAGCGTTTATGTGTTCATCAAGGCAAAAACTTGAGCTATCAATATCATAATCATCGAGAGGAAACATGGACGATTATTTCGGGATTAGCAATTTTTGTGTTAGATGGTGTGCAGAGATTAGTCCATGCAGGTGATGTGTTGCAAATTCCAGCCGGTGCGAGGCATGCGCTGTATGCTGAGACCGAGACGGAGTTTATTGAGGTGCAGATTGGAGCACCGCTTGTGGAAGAGGATATTGTGAGAGTGACGGAAGACTGGCAAGAAACGATTTCACAATGTGCAGAGTTTAAATGA